Proteins from a genomic interval of Pseudoalteromonas sp. MEBiC 03607:
- a CDS encoding sigma-54 dependent transcriptional regulator — MLNVLLVDDDSEFSDVVCHIVEFLGHNINTAANLAEAEQWFENNTFDHVFLDFMLPDGSGLHLLEHLKKIGQSPRVTLISGHPSVKGKLAEMCEANVGHLVKPLQREDIERVLNPKKASDKKKSAPSIKRHFGTLIGESEVMKKLYTMIERVAATSANVMLMGESGAGKEVVAQAIHNATECDGPLVATNCGAFSKELIGSELFGHEKGAFTGAIARKEGVFEQAAGGTLFLDEVTEMPIDMQPNLLRVLESKKVTRVGGTKEQAVNCRVISATNRTLTDLAQNNVIREDIYFRLAVFPIDIPPLRERKEDIPLLANAFLEQLNEENGTDFKWQASQLKELEAHDWPGNVRELRHAIHRAFIMSDPKGTAIVLPESLESPFSKVNKETQNNQVMAGQTIEEVEKELIHATLDKVQGNKTIAAQMLGISTKTLYNRLNAYGGIGEYK, encoded by the coding sequence ATGTTGAATGTACTTTTGGTTGATGATGACAGTGAATTTAGTGATGTTGTTTGTCACATCGTTGAATTCCTTGGGCATAACATTAATACTGCTGCCAATCTTGCCGAAGCTGAGCAATGGTTTGAAAATAATACGTTTGACCACGTCTTTTTAGATTTTATGTTACCAGACGGCAGTGGTTTACACTTACTCGAACACCTAAAAAAAATAGGTCAATCTCCGCGAGTTACGCTTATTTCTGGTCACCCATCAGTAAAAGGTAAATTAGCCGAGATGTGTGAAGCTAATGTGGGGCATTTGGTAAAGCCGCTACAACGCGAAGACATTGAGCGTGTTTTAAACCCTAAAAAAGCGTCTGATAAGAAAAAGTCAGCTCCTTCAATTAAGCGTCATTTTGGCACCTTAATCGGTGAGTCAGAAGTGATGAAAAAACTCTATACTATGATTGAGCGTGTGGCAGCAACATCAGCCAATGTGATGTTAATGGGCGAAAGTGGTGCCGGTAAAGAGGTTGTTGCGCAGGCTATTCATAACGCAACCGAGTGCGATGGTCCACTCGTGGCTACCAACTGCGGCGCATTTTCAAAAGAGCTGATTGGTAGCGAACTTTTCGGTCATGAAAAAGGCGCGTTTACAGGTGCGATTGCGCGTAAAGAGGGTGTGTTTGAACAAGCTGCTGGTGGTACGTTGTTTTTAGATGAAGTCACCGAAATGCCGATTGATATGCAGCCAAACTTATTACGTGTGCTTGAGAGCAAAAAAGTAACCCGAGTGGGCGGTACAAAAGAGCAAGCGGTGAATTGTAGGGTTATTTCTGCGACCAACCGTACCTTAACAGACCTTGCGCAAAACAATGTTATTCGTGAAGATATTTACTTTCGTTTAGCGGTATTCCCTATTGATATTCCACCGCTACGTGAGCGCAAAGAAGATATTCCACTGCTTGCGAATGCCTTTTTAGAACAACTCAATGAAGAAAATGGCACTGACTTTAAGTGGCAAGCAAGCCAGTTAAAAGAGCTTGAGGCTCATGATTGGCCTGGTAACGTGCGTGAGCTTCGCCATGCAATACATCGCGCTTTTATTATGAGCGATCCTAAAGGTACGGCAATTGTTTTACCTGAGTCATTAGAGTCTCCATTCTCGAAAGTAAATAAAGAAACACAAAACAACCAAGTAATGGCAGGACAAACCATTGAAGAGGTGGAAAAAGAACTGATCCACGCGACATTGGATAAAGTACAAGGAAATAAAACAATTGCTGCCCAGATGTTAGGGATCAGCACAAAAACACTCTACAACCGTTTAAATGCTTACGGAGGCATTGGCGAATACAAATAA
- a CDS encoding Crp/Fnr family transcriptional regulator, producing the protein MSDTQLLPLGDSYHQLASEFRHKLAGQCIIKRYAKGDVLLQQGNQQDVGYLIVSGVLAAIHASEQGSEKCKEFYFQDEFALLYGNWLTKTNAFYQLKVIRDAELIKVPLALLDGPDWQELKHRLITQQLLFKEAKEAFLLLNTPEQRYQYLLDNKPHWLSQLSLSEVAMYLGISAISLSRIRGRLNLS; encoded by the coding sequence TTGAGTGATACCCAATTACTTCCACTAGGTGATAGTTATCATCAGCTTGCCAGTGAGTTTCGTCATAAGCTTGCTGGGCAATGCATAATTAAGCGTTATGCTAAAGGTGATGTTCTATTGCAACAAGGCAATCAACAAGATGTGGGTTATTTGATTGTTTCTGGCGTACTTGCGGCAATACATGCATCAGAGCAGGGCTCAGAAAAGTGCAAAGAGTTTTATTTTCAAGATGAGTTTGCACTGCTCTATGGCAACTGGTTGACCAAAACTAATGCGTTTTACCAGCTTAAAGTGATACGAGATGCTGAGCTTATTAAAGTACCTTTGGCTTTACTTGATGGCCCTGATTGGCAAGAATTAAAACATAGGTTAATTACTCAGCAGTTATTATTTAAGGAGGCAAAAGAAGCCTTTTTACTACTCAATACGCCAGAGCAAAGGTATCAGTATTTGCTGGATAATAAACCGCATTGGCTTTCGCAATTGAGTTTAAGTGAGGTTGCTATGTATTTAGGGATCTCAGCTATTTCTTTATCACGAATTAGAGGGCGTCTTAACTTAAGTTAA
- a CDS encoding histidine kinase, giving the protein MNNDESLRKLVHDARAPLNRISMNAELVKLVLENDMPKQKALDALDKIIANCQQCSEQLQLISDTHASE; this is encoded by the coding sequence ATGAATAATGACGAGTCTTTACGTAAGTTAGTCCATGATGCACGCGCACCATTGAATCGTATTTCAATGAATGCAGAGCTAGTTAAGCTTGTATTAGAAAATGATATGCCAAAGCAAAAAGCACTTGATGCACTTGATAAAATAATTGCTAACTGCCAACAGTGTAGTGAGCAATTACAATTAATTAGTGATACCCACGCTAGTGAGTAA
- a CDS encoding NAD-dependent succinate-semialdehyde dehydrogenase, whose amino-acid sequence MTDTVTTINPTNEQPLETYSLMSLQEANAEVDKCHQAFLSWRDTTLEQRATLLNQLAEVIESNKQELAQLMTDEMGKLYQQGLQEVELCAAICRYTAEQGPTVLADESRDMQNGRAIISYQPIGVILGIQPWNFPLYQVIRYACANIMAGNTTVLKHAGNVFGMAEKIEQLFSQAGFPDYCFKNLLIGGSTASELIEHKAIRGVTFTGSDETGKKVAERAGKQVKKTVLELGSNDAYVVLDDADLNTAITACTQGRLINNGQTCVAAKRFIVVDALYNDFKALIKEQFEQVVLGDPNDEKTTLGPMARKDLRDKLHQQVTESVEAGAKVLTGGYIPEHSGCYYSPTLLENIKPGMPAYDDELFGPVASLIRAKDNDEAMQIANDSRYGLGGGIFSKDEQAAIELAKHHFDTGMVNINGYGLAQPNLPFGGVKDSGYGREHGGFGLREFVNIKTIMVND is encoded by the coding sequence ATGACTGATACTGTAACTACAATCAATCCAACCAATGAACAACCCCTAGAAACCTATAGTTTAATGTCATTGCAAGAAGCCAATGCAGAAGTCGACAAGTGTCATCAGGCATTTTTATCATGGCGTGATACCACACTCGAACAACGTGCAACACTCCTCAATCAACTTGCTGAGGTTATTGAGTCTAATAAACAAGAATTAGCTCAATTGATGACCGATGAAATGGGCAAGTTATATCAACAAGGCCTTCAAGAAGTTGAGCTGTGTGCTGCAATTTGTCGCTACACTGCTGAACAAGGACCTACAGTTCTTGCTGATGAAAGCCGCGATATGCAAAATGGCCGCGCAATTATCAGCTATCAGCCAATTGGTGTTATTTTAGGTATTCAACCTTGGAATTTCCCACTTTACCAAGTCATTCGCTATGCTTGCGCTAACATTATGGCGGGCAATACCACGGTTCTTAAACACGCAGGTAATGTATTTGGCATGGCCGAAAAGATTGAGCAACTGTTTTCGCAAGCAGGTTTTCCAGACTATTGCTTTAAGAACCTACTTATCGGTGGCAGTACAGCAAGTGAATTGATTGAGCATAAAGCTATTCGCGGTGTCACATTTACTGGCAGTGACGAAACCGGTAAAAAGGTCGCTGAGCGTGCGGGTAAACAGGTCAAGAAAACCGTATTGGAACTTGGCAGTAATGATGCCTACGTCGTGCTTGATGATGCAGACTTAAACACAGCGATCACGGCATGTACTCAAGGACGTTTAATTAATAACGGCCAAACCTGTGTTGCCGCAAAACGCTTTATTGTGGTTGATGCCTTATACAATGATTTTAAAGCTTTAATTAAAGAGCAATTTGAGCAAGTCGTTCTTGGCGATCCGAATGATGAAAAAACCACGCTTGGTCCAATGGCTCGTAAAGATCTACGCGATAAACTACATCAACAAGTAACTGAGTCGGTAGAAGCCGGCGCAAAAGTGCTTACTGGTGGCTATATTCCAGAACACTCGGGGTGCTATTACAGCCCAACGCTACTTGAGAATATCAAACCGGGCATGCCCGCCTATGATGATGAATTATTTGGCCCTGTAGCATCGCTTATCAGAGCAAAAGATAATGATGAGGCAATGCAAATTGCTAATGACTCGCGCTATGGTCTTGGCGGCGGTATTTTCTCAAAAGACGAGCAAGCTGCCATTGAGCTTGCAAAGCACCACTTTGATACCGGTATGGTGAATATCAACGGCTATGGGCTAGCCCAGCCAAACCTGCCATTTGGTGGTGTAAAAGACAGTGGCTATGGCCGTGAACATGGCGGCTTTGGGCTACGAGAATTTGTTAATATCAAAACCATTATGGTCAACGACTAA
- a CDS encoding YgjV family protein: MFILSQCLVAIATLLDLASFQFRQRHVILACLFSSVLLTSVHFLLLDNLSAASLMLIAAVRYAYCIFARKTWVMVTFMLVSITAVSLTWYNWVSFIALVATLIQTYASFQGKDLSLRLMMVIGTLCWITHNAIMFSPVAVVMETVFLLSNLLGIWRYYASPKAV, translated from the coding sequence ATGTTTATTTTATCCCAGTGCTTAGTTGCAATCGCTACATTACTCGATTTAGCATCTTTTCAATTTAGGCAAAGGCACGTTATTTTAGCCTGTTTGTTTAGTTCGGTATTACTCACATCAGTTCACTTTTTGTTACTTGATAATTTAAGTGCCGCAAGCTTAATGCTAATAGCGGCAGTGCGCTATGCATATTGTATTTTTGCTCGTAAAACCTGGGTGATGGTTACTTTTATGTTGGTAAGTATTACCGCTGTGAGCCTAACTTGGTATAACTGGGTAAGTTTTATTGCCTTAGTTGCAACTTTAATTCAAACCTACGCGTCGTTCCAAGGCAAAGACCTATCATTAAGGCTTATGATGGTTATTGGTACACTGTGTTGGATAACACATAATGCGATCATGTTTTCCCCAGTCGCAGTGGTAATGGAAACGGTATTTCTATTGAGTAATTTATTAGGAATATGGCGCTACTACGCTTCACCTAAGGCTGTATAA
- a CDS encoding response regulator, producing the protein MPFNKVKPITILMADDDEDDRLLTQDALAESRVLNELYFVEDGVELLEYLERKGKFSEKESSPRPGLILLDLNMPRMDGREALQAIKTNPNLKGIPVVILTTSKQEEDMVKGYDLGAASYITKPVTFEGLVELMKTLGKYWVEFVELPTPLND; encoded by the coding sequence ATGCCATTTAATAAAGTTAAACCAATTACCATTTTAATGGCCGATGATGATGAAGATGATCGTTTATTAACACAAGATGCTCTAGCTGAGAGCCGTGTTTTAAACGAGTTATATTTTGTTGAAGATGGCGTGGAACTACTTGAGTACCTTGAACGCAAAGGTAAGTTTAGCGAAAAAGAAAGTTCACCAAGGCCTGGCTTGATCTTACTAGATTTAAATATGCCACGAATGGATGGCCGTGAGGCGTTACAAGCAATCAAGACAAACCCTAATTTAAAAGGCATTCCGGTTGTGATTTTAACTACATCAAAGCAAGAAGAAGATATGGTTAAAGGTTACGATTTAGGGGCGGCTTCTTACATTACAAAACCGGTCACTTTTGAGGGATTAGTTGAGCTGATGAAGACGCTTGGTAAGTATTGGGTTGAATTTGTAGAGCTGCCAACACCACTCAATGATTAA
- a CDS encoding sensor histidine kinase codes for MQRKKQKGKITISWASFIAVVLCIVVANAILAINSIRSLTEIQNSLDNTNSLNTAIERLHLSVVQAESGQRGYLLTDREDYLMPYNDAIASMQAQIMLVKSLHSEIPGQADRIARMIYLVNDKVAVMTKTTDLALANKDLKARQLLLTDKGRDLYKEIRTAVDEIQMRELNFKIELFSELLEIKNEAKLTFAITAVTSTLLLIGMFVLTRINARNAAKYRADLEEQNENLAVKVAERTQELTIYSDELSRSNRELEEFAFVASHDLQEPLRKIQAFSDRLEKMFKDDLGEKGIDYINRMKNAAQRMSNLINDLLEFSRVTTRGKDFVDTDLNNVVNEVLDDLEIAIKESESTVNLEPLPHIQADPSQMLQLFLNILSNAIKFRRENVPPVININYQRTQEFSQAHNSEVEWEIITISDNGIGFSEEYLEKIFVPFQRLHGRSQYKGTGIGLSVCRRIVERHGGEIFASSRVGEGASFTIKLPVETSLFTLQGEA; via the coding sequence ATGCAAAGAAAAAAACAGAAGGGAAAAATCACCATTAGCTGGGCGAGCTTTATCGCTGTCGTGCTGTGTATTGTGGTTGCAAACGCTATATTAGCTATTAATAGTATTCGCTCACTAACAGAGATCCAGAACAGTCTAGATAATACCAACTCTCTAAATACAGCTATTGAACGATTACACTTGTCTGTTGTTCAAGCTGAGTCAGGGCAGCGTGGCTATTTGCTTACTGATCGTGAAGATTACTTAATGCCATACAATGATGCAATTGCCTCAATGCAAGCACAAATAATGCTGGTGAAAAGTCTTCATTCAGAAATACCGGGACAAGCTGATCGTATCGCAAGGATGATTTATTTAGTCAATGATAAAGTTGCTGTGATGACCAAAACCACAGATCTTGCATTGGCTAATAAAGATTTAAAAGCCCGTCAATTGTTACTTACAGATAAAGGACGCGATTTATACAAAGAGATACGCACAGCTGTTGATGAAATCCAGATGCGGGAGCTTAATTTTAAAATAGAGTTATTTTCCGAGCTTTTAGAAATTAAGAACGAAGCAAAATTAACTTTTGCAATTACTGCTGTTACAAGTACCTTATTGCTGATCGGTATGTTTGTTTTAACACGCATTAACGCTCGTAATGCAGCAAAATATAGAGCTGATCTAGAAGAACAGAATGAAAATTTAGCTGTAAAAGTAGCAGAGCGTACTCAAGAGCTAACCATCTATTCAGATGAATTAAGTCGTTCTAACAGAGAGTTGGAAGAGTTTGCCTTTGTAGCAAGCCACGACTTACAAGAGCCGCTGAGAAAAATTCAAGCATTTAGCGACCGTCTAGAAAAAATGTTTAAGGATGATCTCGGCGAAAAAGGCATTGATTATATTAACCGTATGAAAAATGCGGCGCAGCGTATGTCTAACCTTATTAATGACTTACTTGAGTTTTCTCGAGTTACTACGCGTGGCAAAGACTTTGTAGATACCGATTTAAATAACGTTGTAAATGAGGTATTAGATGACCTTGAGATCGCTATTAAAGAGTCAGAATCAACTGTTAATTTAGAGCCACTTCCTCATATTCAGGCTGATCCGAGCCAAATGTTGCAGCTATTTTTAAATATTCTTTCGAATGCCATTAAATTTAGACGCGAGAATGTGCCGCCAGTCATAAACATTAATTACCAGCGAACTCAAGAGTTTAGCCAAGCTCATAATAGCGAGGTCGAGTGGGAGATCATTACTATTTCGGATAACGGTATTGGTTTTTCTGAAGAGTACCTAGAAAAAATATTTGTTCCGTTTCAGCGTTTACACGGGCGTTCACAATATAAAGGCACAGGTATTGGCCTATCGGTTTGTCGACGAATTGTAGAGCGTCACGGTGGCGAAATTTTTGCGAGTAGTCGCGTAGGTGAAGGTGCAAGCTTTACTATTAAATTACCTGTGGAAACATCCCTTTTCACATTACAAGGAGAGGCATAA
- a CDS encoding nitronate monooxygenase — protein MINSVLNTELAIIQAPMAGVQNAKLTVAVCEAGGLGSLPCAMLSTEQLKSELDYISQHTDKPYNLNFFCHHTPDYTLEQQTTWHNVLAPYFEEFAVDASQFTRNASRQPINQQVIDVIAPYKPPVVSFHFGLPSKDILSQIKAWGGVVLSSATTLDEAHWLQANGADAVIAQGIEAGGHRGHFLSMDLSLQPTTVQLVRECVELDIPVIAAGGICTAEDVAQYQALGVTAVQVGSAYLLCEEATTSTLHREALKKVSPDSTELTTLFSGRPARGIRNRVMQQLGAMPEQAPPFPYASIAMTALRSKSEANGDSGFTPLWCGERFIAREGINAKQITELLMQGWQS, from the coding sequence ATGATAAATTCTGTGTTAAATACCGAGCTGGCAATTATTCAAGCGCCGATGGCGGGTGTGCAAAATGCCAAATTGACAGTGGCTGTATGTGAAGCTGGGGGGCTTGGTTCGTTACCTTGCGCTATGCTTTCGACTGAGCAATTAAAGTCAGAGCTTGATTATATTAGTCAGCATACAGACAAACCCTATAATCTTAATTTCTTTTGTCATCATACACCTGACTATACACTGGAGCAGCAGACTACTTGGCATAATGTGCTTGCACCTTATTTTGAGGAGTTTGCTGTTGATGCCTCACAATTTACCCGTAACGCTTCACGCCAGCCTATTAATCAGCAGGTTATTGATGTAATTGCGCCTTATAAGCCGCCAGTTGTGAGCTTTCATTTTGGTTTGCCAAGTAAAGATATTCTTTCTCAAATTAAAGCGTGGGGCGGGGTCGTTCTTTCATCCGCCACAACCCTTGATGAAGCACATTGGTTACAAGCAAACGGTGCCGATGCAGTTATTGCACAAGGGATTGAGGCGGGCGGCCACCGCGGCCATTTTTTATCAATGGATTTATCGCTGCAACCAACCACAGTACAATTGGTGCGAGAGTGTGTAGAGCTTGATATACCCGTTATTGCTGCGGGTGGAATTTGCACAGCTGAAGATGTAGCCCAGTACCAAGCATTAGGCGTTACTGCGGTTCAGGTTGGGAGCGCTTACTTACTGTGTGAAGAAGCTACGACAAGCACATTACATCGTGAAGCATTAAAAAAAGTTTCGCCAGATTCAACTGAATTGACGACTTTGTTTTCTGGTCGTCCGGCGCGAGGAATACGTAATCGAGTGATGCAACAGTTAGGTGCGATGCCAGAGCAAGCGCCACCTTTTCCTTATGCGTCAATTGCGATGACGGCATTGCGCTCAAAATCGGAAGCAAATGGCGACAGTGGCTTTACACCGCTTTGGTGTGGTGAGCGCTTTATTGCCAGAGAAGGTATTAACGCTAAGCAAATTACTGAATTACTAATGCAAGGTTGGCAATCTTGA
- a CDS encoding response regulator, giving the protein MLDKVTRLLLVEDDEDDYILTCDYLEQLGSHTFDVEWLSCPEQAISVLSENKHDICLLDYRLGASDGLEVLKRAVANGFRGPIIMLTGQSDEALDSAALDAGAVDYLVKSEMNSSRFARAIRYALARRDVEDERVERLKAEAENRSKDRFLAHLSHELRTPLSSILGYTELLMQSEKNRHLNNELGVIYRNGKHLLSLLNDVLDLSKIAADKLELNCSDVNFDSLMADVYTLMRVSALDKGLKLKFESQQALPLIINTDATRLRQILINIINNAIKFTNQGEIVVRAWTAWVNEREMLFFSIKDTGLGIPHEKQALIFKPFEQIADVESRDVGGAGLGLAICAELLARMQGSIELESTLGEGSEFILSIYPGNIREVERQVLSFDSSPDCQQKLSTLSTSGRVLVVDDLKDLRVLVGHMITSTGADVEFAENGKQAIEKVASAEQAGKPFDIVFIDLHMPVMGGKEATIELRKMDYQGPIIALTAATMKGVKSELSALGFNDMIAKPVDTGLLYQVLNHYICQGKTEPVVAREDSLALTQQSTRYLLVEDDGDAAQITQLLLESLGVETVIADSCAACLDILHDDQRFDKVLLDMHLPDGEGLDLAAKINQEYAGLALVVVSGAEPDPEKMKQLDIEQVLLKPINLGILSELIAH; this is encoded by the coding sequence ATGTTAGATAAGGTAACCCGCTTACTCTTGGTTGAAGACGATGAAGATGATTATATTCTCACTTGTGATTACTTGGAGCAATTGGGTTCCCATACCTTTGATGTAGAATGGTTAAGCTGCCCCGAACAAGCCATTAGTGTACTGAGCGAAAACAAACATGATATTTGTTTGTTAGATTATCGTTTAGGTGCCTCTGATGGCTTAGAAGTGCTCAAACGGGCTGTTGCAAACGGTTTTCGTGGGCCGATTATCATGCTTACGGGGCAATCAGATGAAGCCCTTGATTCTGCGGCACTTGATGCTGGTGCGGTTGATTACCTCGTAAAAAGCGAGATGAATTCAAGCCGCTTTGCCCGTGCTATTCGTTACGCCTTAGCTCGCCGAGATGTTGAAGATGAGCGAGTTGAACGATTAAAAGCGGAAGCAGAAAATCGTTCTAAAGACCGCTTCTTGGCACATTTGAGCCATGAGTTACGTACACCGCTTTCATCCATTTTGGGTTACACCGAGCTGCTAATGCAGAGCGAAAAGAATCGGCATTTAAATAATGAACTTGGGGTCATTTATAGAAATGGCAAACACTTGCTAAGTTTACTTAATGATGTGCTCGACTTATCGAAAATTGCCGCCGATAAACTTGAACTAAATTGCAGTGATGTTAATTTTGATAGCCTTATGGCTGATGTGTATACCTTAATGCGCGTCTCAGCCTTGGATAAAGGCTTAAAACTCAAATTTGAGTCACAGCAAGCCTTGCCATTGATTATAAATACAGATGCCACACGGCTAAGACAAATTTTAATCAATATTATCAATAATGCGATTAAGTTTACCAATCAAGGCGAGATAGTCGTGCGCGCATGGACTGCTTGGGTCAATGAGCGAGAAATGCTATTTTTCAGTATCAAGGACACAGGCCTTGGTATTCCTCATGAAAAGCAGGCACTGATTTTTAAACCCTTTGAACAGATTGCCGATGTTGAGTCGAGGGATGTAGGTGGTGCAGGCCTTGGTCTTGCGATTTGCGCCGAATTATTAGCTCGTATGCAAGGCTCAATTGAGCTTGAATCAACCTTAGGGGAAGGGTCTGAATTTATCTTATCTATATACCCTGGCAATATTCGTGAGGTTGAACGACAGGTATTGAGTTTCGATTCAAGCCCTGATTGTCAGCAAAAGTTAAGTACACTTTCAACTTCAGGGAGAGTGTTGGTTGTTGATGATTTAAAAGACCTACGAGTTCTCGTTGGACACATGATCACTAGCACTGGGGCAGATGTAGAGTTTGCTGAAAATGGTAAGCAGGCTATCGAGAAAGTGGCCAGTGCAGAGCAAGCAGGCAAACCTTTCGATATTGTGTTTATTGATTTACATATGCCGGTTATGGGTGGCAAAGAAGCCACCATTGAGCTTAGGAAAATGGACTATCAGGGGCCTATCATCGCGCTTACTGCCGCAACAATGAAAGGTGTAAAAAGTGAGCTTAGTGCGCTTGGTTTTAATGACATGATAGCCAAACCTGTTGATACTGGATTACTTTATCAAGTGCTCAATCATTATATTTGCCAAGGTAAAACAGAACCTGTTGTTGCTCGGGAGGATTCCCTCGCATTGACTCAGCAAAGTACACGCTATTTATTGGTTGAAGATGATGGTGATGCCGCACAAATAACCCAGCTATTACTTGAAAGTTTGGGGGTTGAAACCGTCATCGCCGATAGTTGTGCTGCTTGTCTGGATATTCTTCACGATGATCAACGCTTTGATAAAGTGCTGTTAGACATGCACTTGCCAGACGGTGAAGGTCTTGATTTAGCTGCTAAAATTAACCAAGAGTATGCGGGGTTAGCTTTAGTGGTAGTGAGTGGTGCCGAGCCTGATCCTGAAAAAATGAAACAGCTTGATATTGAACAAGTGCTATTAAAACCTATTAATTTAGGGATACTCAGCGAGCTTATAGCGCACTGA
- a CDS encoding endonuclease/exonuclease/phosphatase family protein has protein sequence MTYGLSILLALLLVVSILPFSYSQHYLIRSCDFVRLQVVYLAGMCLVASCYLISRTESLLFIGCALASILVLLLQVGWIYPYTRLANKEVASSNKDDKHSIRIMSANVLMSNTEYDKLIGLVRTHQPDLFITLESDQTWQNKLSSLEPDYPYRVYCPKDNRYGMHLYSKFKIKQQQVCELIERDIPSIHILFEDADGVEVQGHFIHPAPPSPTEEDSSRPRDTELIILAKALKNRQRPCIVAGDLNDVAWSRSTRLFMRISGLLDPRKGRGFFNTFHASYFFMRWPLDHLFHSNEFSVKRIERLAKYGSDHFALLTELVYNPDSDNQKQQEQIDKEKAVDELKMPTVSKQQVPMFEE, from the coding sequence ATGACTTATGGATTGAGTATACTGCTAGCTCTGCTGCTGGTGGTCTCAATCCTGCCATTTTCATACTCCCAACATTATTTAATTCGTAGTTGTGACTTTGTACGTTTGCAAGTGGTTTACCTTGCAGGAATGTGTTTAGTTGCATCATGTTATTTAATCAGTCGAACGGAGTCATTGCTTTTTATTGGCTGTGCTCTGGCTAGTATCCTAGTTCTGCTACTGCAAGTTGGTTGGATTTACCCTTACACAAGGTTGGCTAATAAAGAAGTTGCCTCAAGCAATAAAGATGATAAGCACAGTATTCGTATTATGTCGGCAAATGTACTGATGTCGAACACTGAATATGACAAACTCATAGGTTTAGTTAGAACGCACCAACCAGACCTATTCATTACCTTAGAGTCTGATCAAACTTGGCAAAATAAACTGAGTAGTTTAGAGCCAGATTATCCGTATCGTGTCTACTGCCCAAAAGATAATCGCTATGGCATGCACTTGTACAGCAAGTTTAAAATCAAACAACAACAAGTGTGTGAGCTTATAGAAAGGGATATCCCCTCAATTCATATTTTGTTTGAAGATGCAGATGGCGTAGAAGTACAAGGGCACTTTATTCATCCTGCTCCTCCGAGCCCCACAGAAGAAGACAGTTCACGACCCCGTGATACTGAGCTGATTATTTTAGCGAAAGCACTTAAAAACAGGCAGCGACCTTGTATCGTTGCCGGTGATCTAAATGATGTTGCATGGTCGCGTAGTACCCGCTTGTTTATGCGTATCAGTGGTTTGTTAGACCCACGTAAAGGGAGAGGTTTTTTTAATACGTTTCATGCCAGTTATTTCTTTATGCGCTGGCCACTAGATCACCTTTTTCATAGTAATGAGTTTAGTGTGAAACGCATTGAGCGGTTGGCAAAATATGGTTCTGATCATTTTGCGCTTCTTACTGAGCTTGTTTATAACCCAGATTCTGACAATCAAAAACAGCAAGAGCAAATAGATAAAGAAAAAGCGGTGGATGAGTTAAAAATGCCAACAGTGTCAAAGCAACAGGTGCCAATGTTTGAAGAATGA
- a CDS encoding NUDIX domain-containing protein, translating to MKLLKKVLHPSLSEQYGSVFIRNTARAIVLKGEQVLLLYTARYDDYSLPGGGIDDGESIEQGLLRELHEETGAQQIKIKHPLGLYEEIRPWYKDDFDCVHIKSYCYFCEISDEFADPKMEHYEVQNGMQPKWVNIFDAIAHNETTMAMSDKQGLSIQRETYLLKLIANTL from the coding sequence ATGAAGTTATTAAAAAAAGTACTCCACCCAAGTTTAAGTGAACAGTATGGTAGTGTGTTTATTCGTAATACAGCACGAGCCATTGTATTGAAAGGTGAACAAGTACTACTTTTATATACCGCCCGTTATGATGACTACAGCTTACCTGGCGGTGGTATCGATGATGGTGAATCTATCGAGCAAGGGTTACTCAGAGAGCTTCATGAAGAAACTGGCGCGCAACAAATAAAGATTAAACATCCCCTTGGTTTATACGAAGAGATCAGGCCTTGGTACAAAGACGATTTTGATTGTGTGCATATAAAATCTTACTGTTATTTTTGTGAAATAAGTGATGAATTTGCAGATCCAAAAATGGAACACTACGAAGTTCAAAACGGTATGCAACCCAAATGGGTAAACATATTTGATGCCATAGCACACAATGAAACAACTATGGCAATGAGTGATAAGCAGGGATTATCAATACAGCGCGAAACTTATTTACTCAAGCTGATTGCCAACACGCTTTAA